GGGTTAAGGCTGAAGAGGCGATATCTGGTAACAATCCACCAGAAGTTTTGACAACTGACAAAAGCACTGATTCCCTTCAGCAAGTTAATCAATACGTTCAAATGAGTTCAGCACAAGTCACTTCAGTTTCTCAGCTTTCTGATGTGCAACCGACTGACTGGGCATTTCAAGCGTTACAGTCTCTAGTTGAGCGTTATGGCTGTATTGCTGGATATCCCAATGGTGGTTTCAAAGGGAATCGCGCCATGACTCGCTTTGAGTTTGCTACTGCATTAAACACCTGCTTAGACAGAGTTAATCAACGAATTGCTGTTGATACCGCAGGGACGGTTGCCAAAGAAGATTTGGCGACTGTGCAAAAGCTGCAAGAGGAATTCACAACAGAACTTGCCACCCTGCGGGGTAGAGTTGATGTTTTGGAAGCACATACCGCACAGCTAATGACACAAGAGTTTTCTACAACCACGGAACTCAATGGTCAGTTAATATTTGCTGCTGTAGATGCTTTTGGAGATGCTAGCCGTGGTGGAAATGGAGATAATAGCAACCCCACATTTTCTAGTCGGTTACGCCTCAACTTTAGAGCGAGCTTTACCGGAAAAGATAAGTTCCTGGCACGAATTCAAGCAAGTAGTGTTAATAATCCGTCTGCACCCGGAAATGAAGCTCGCTTAAGTTTCCAATCTGGTAGTAATTCAACTAATGATGCTTTGCTTAGTAAGCTTCATTATAGTTTTCCTATAGGTGATACAGTAAATGTTCTGGTTGCTACAGGCTTTAATACTTACTTTGATGATGGGGATGTAGTTAACCCTCTAAAAAACGATGGAGATGGTGCCATTTCTCGTTTTGGTCGATACAACTCTATCTACCGCCTGGGTGGAGATACGGGTGTAGTTGTGACTTTTGAGCCTAAGCCTAATACGAATATCAAAGCAGAGGTGATGTATCTAGCGAAAAATACCAACAACCCTGCTAGCGGCTTATTTAACGGTAACTATGGTGCATTGGGACAGATTATAATCTTTCCAAATAAAAAAGATACAGGTACCAAAATTGCCTTCACTTACGTCAATGCTTATAACGACGACGGTTTAGGACATAATACTGGCAGTTTATCATCAAACTTGGGAGGCAGAAAAGTTTCTTCTAATTCCTATGGTATTGAAACGAATGTAAAAATTACTAATGGTTTTCAACTTGGTGGATGGGTAGGCTATACGAATGCACGAGCGCTGACTGGAGAAGTGAAAGGCAATGCTAA
This genomic interval from Scytonema hofmannii PCC 7110 contains the following:
- a CDS encoding iron uptake porin; translation: MFSFFKASIGLGSAVLILILVLTQIARVKAEEAISGNNPPEVLTTDKSTDSLQQVNQYVQMSSAQVTSVSQLSDVQPTDWAFQALQSLVERYGCIAGYPNGGFKGNRAMTRFEFATALNTCLDRVNQRIAVDTAGTVAKEDLATVQKLQEEFTTELATLRGRVDVLEAHTAQLMTQEFSTTTELNGQLIFAAVDAFGDASRGGNGDNSNPTFSSRLRLNFRASFTGKDKFLARIQASSVNNPSAPGNEARLSFQSGSNSTNDALLSKLHYSFPIGDTVNVLVATGFNTYFDDGDVVNPLKNDGDGAISRFGRYNSIYRLGGDTGVVVTFEPKPNTNIKAEVMYLAKNTNNPASGLFNGNYGALGQIIIFPNKKDTGTKIAFTYVNAYNDDGLGHNTGSLSSNLGGRKVSSNSYGIETNVKITNGFQLGGWVGYTNARALTGEVKGNANIWNWAITLAFPDLGKKGNLGGMIIGMQPKLTGTSAPLSDLPRRDPDTGFHIEGFYRYKINEKISITPGFIWLTAPNHDNQNDDIFLGVVRTTFEI